From the genome of Amyelois transitella isolate CPQ chromosome 16, ilAmyTran1.1, whole genome shotgun sequence, one region includes:
- the LOC106136036 gene encoding UPF0729 protein AAEL015238 encodes MVCVPCFIIPVLLFLWHKFIQPYVLRFWNPWAVKDADGNVKTEFPFKCEGGVCAFAPKSKKDKETIEQEGQHESLDETQPVESRLKAD; translated from the coding sequence atggTTTGCGTGCCATGTTTCATCATTCCCGTTCTACTGTTCTTGTGGCACAAGTTTATTCAACCCTACGTGTTACGGTTTTGGAATCCCTGGGCCGTAAAGGACGCTGATGGAAACGTCAAGACAGAGTTTCCATTTAAATGTGAGGGAGGCGTGTGCGCTTTTGCGcccaaaagtaaaaaagacaAAGAGACAATTGAACAAGAGGGGCAACATGAATCTCTGGATGAAACACAACCTGTTGAAAGTAGACTAAAGGCTGACTGA